TGCCCAGAACCGCCGAGGATAATCTCCTCCGCCCGTGTTCTGTCGGCAAGTACCGATACCTTCATGTTCTTCCTTCGGCTTTTGCCCTTTCCATCTATTGATGCCGGCCCGGCATTCCCACTGCTCAGAGGCTGTTCCGCATACATGAGGAGAACGGCTTACCAGGGAATGGTTTACACATAGGAATTCGGCACAGGAGGAAACTACATGAGGATCCGGGGATATGACTGTCGACGATACAGCGGCATGATGGTCGAGACCTATTCGGAGCTGCTCAGTCCACGGCGACTAGAGATCACGTACTCGATGTACCCGCCATTGTTCATCTCGGAAAGGGGGATCACCTGGCTGGCTACACAACACCCTGATGCCTGAAGAAAAGACTGTGCTTGTAAGCGATGACGTGTTCGGAAATGCCGGGCTGGAGTGTGAGTGTGACTCGTGGCGACGTCGTTGCACAGCAGCACGAATATCTCACAGAGCCTCGAATCAAATGAGGTGCCTCTGTCCTTTGGAGAGGATCAAGCAAGTCGAACCCACTCTTCAATCAGACAGACACCGAGCCCGCATTAGGTACTCTCAGAGCGCTGTTTCCCCTGGCGCAGATGCAAAGAAACTGATTGGCCCCTGTCAGACAGAGGCACCTTGTCGTTACCTAGCCACTAAGCCTGGAAAGTCCGGTTCAGAATCTCGCTTTCCGCATCCAGCCAATCCTGCTCGGCATAGCCTTCACGGCAACCTCGTTCAACGTACAGCTGATAGGCTCTCGCGGTAATTCGTACATGCACGTCGTCGAACACCGAATCCTTCTTTGGAATGGCTCTCTCTGTCGGCGATGACGCCTGAATTCGACTCACTTGTTGAATAACCGGTTCCTTCTTGGCTCCCTGCTTCGTTGGCTGGGATTTCATCATCGCTCTCCTTAACTTATGGAGCATTTGCCGTGGCTGCGCAGGGCCCCCACGACACTACATAATCTTCGCTGATGGTGGGATCAGGGAAACCTGGTCGGCCATGTGGACTGAATAGTGTCCGCCCTTTTTGGGTGTCAGCGTGACAGCTCCCTCTCGGTTCAACCGATCAATGGCCGTAAAGACTTGGTTCCAGGTGAGGTCTGGGCACTGCAACACCACTTCATCGAACGCAGTGCCCGGCGAACGGATGATAATCTCGAGCACGGGATGATCTGCTGTGGAATATGGTGGCATAATTCCTCCTTCCGTTGAAAAACGACACCGTCTCGAATCGGAATTGTGCAGGATATGTGCCATCCCGCCATACTGAGAAGTTTCAGTACCATAGACCCATGAGCCGGTCGTCCATGCAGAGAAGAGCGTATGGTTCATCCTCTCTATATCTGTTCGAATGTGAGAATTGAGACAACGTTACACCACCGATAACGCGACCCGAGACCATACGACGCTCGAGCGGTGGGAAATCGCTGATGCCTTCAGAAGACAGCCTTTGAAACAATGTTGGGGAGCCGAACCACATCGTGAGCGGGCGATATTGCACCA
This portion of the Nitrospira sp. genome encodes:
- a CDS encoding DUF2934 domain-containing protein, with protein sequence MMKSQPTKQGAKKEPVIQQVSRIQASSPTERAIPKKDSVFDDVHVRITARAYQLYVERGCREGYAEQDWLDAESEILNRTFQA